In one Mauremys mutica isolate MM-2020 ecotype Southern chromosome 3, ASM2049712v1, whole genome shotgun sequence genomic region, the following are encoded:
- the LOC123367116 gene encoding interferon-induced very large GTPase 1-like, producing the protein MSTGKEKPQNSAPGDPAEDELAKRLEAVGLSAEYWLPKLHKQLGVTSAQALKHLQYEDYLKLECDVQHTWEKQALQELLKTDSKATMKQLQEQCLEMLKKRQEQAKAALQELKEMQEKGRSRHEEAVRKKEEELQRTMDVAPEYWAPAEKPLKEVIENVHRQLDFLEESLSQSENLPDKEVLRWVSGGLALQGIYQTKKLTEMVEKREQLIDIPEGFELFGPEQGPLFEKKEFSSAEAESTFTKAMEKLGFSISVTTKGGFGGFSAESSSDYSSSSESEKTHRSRSEHTYICTTKYSYIPLASCHFPKDQLRLSSAALQELKEIEDLLSHTPEPDKLNMLKSRGGRFFKRFGSQVNQGPLHLGGIFWWKASSEGFRAEQLDEVKKQASDALSSYVGGSYGGFGWSIAAGVTASKSGSAASFQGTDRKQTQTEIQLFVTKTGGPPGVDSLTAWKSGLLASNKTWSVIDRGSRLIPVWDIILSNHRQDFKDVYEMSSSLRDAYEALTKLSASTLVGEELVSAVDEARSFLEEMKTWEVTGDEEPLVTLLNFKQKLIEKTKHNWTWIDICLSDKVLQDFLENTVLLCKGLPAHNTMFTKSLLRCLLDPDVYSVKNFPKSSSIMQWIFHAEEKQQKAICVSEFADFIQVLQEMKNYLQAVTYGPNSSPAAVEAAKVKASLDVSLAFCSLRKALQGREQIDTELLLLSIAASTGYRVDSNTFQYLLGCPEINFMLKEMQRAHEGYLTLRDQDVSRAQAFLLLTGLTVTTEFKDVSPEEKKKRLTFMKHHLGNLLSGEVANVFMKPNACDDWNALERDLNALVKGGYGTSSSNLQKQDIIKELRDVCQRAKQTPLPKPQPQAPPKDVKMSEAFKTQGFLNLIKRLGLENYYPRKMGMADFHVIDKTSLHDRQPSTEDELPFYFLQKLLMLDYRVRYLVCKNDCKTKQETTTALNMSSKMNESSDTTSDIYEDFLNDDEGTNESGTPRQTHVHPMDVQMAIFHCADDFMRQYLSTKLAICQFALPLLVPNPCTSQIEFPLWSLSQVQKGWQHIAKSGVETSIKNYKNKLIYQADTPVVSFTRIGHSPHSSKSKILNALLSKHKHDIFFHRDCRGSSKDCLLMNGVVEISWYCPGGKDDDRFDNCIAFTNLHGDAREHEQQVRFLQEIASINVVLFTASDENKIGRQIVSDLLKSPKPFVCLLTEKENIVAGKSNLNIKIGMKNRNEAVLIDELATTIKDLLAGSNPTCSLETCAEIARQHGFLIDEDKEECKQAKSMAQTVMVLFKENNLSGMKEELLPLQGQLWHKWCRKDKELTRLQDKMKRSIEQHRSQIESEKRAIRHDQIRRASSHNDLMRSVLEILQSHSETTRKYFLQWLKVFLDDLSSDRLAELRQKYHVLWSQMLEETDPGENGDSENVLKSNLETVSAEIAASTIGLEHILREVAQIYEALTTLSQEDQHFLEFPQIAADLMASGYPVELMDGDASYVPLKWVRAVFDKLTEKLGDKKVFVLSVLGIQSTGKSTLLNAMFGLQFSVSAGRCTRGAFMQLIKVNENLQQSLNIDYILVVDTEGLRAMELTSKSTLNHDNELATFVIGLGNMTLINIFGENPSEMQDILQIAVQAFLRMKQVKLSPSCLFVHQNVGEITAKEQNMEGRRRLQQKLDEMTVTAAQQEFCDVNRFSDVIRFDVNTHTHYFAHLWEGDPPMAPPNPSYSQNVQELKSRILMAATKESKGSVLRLSELKIRIGDLWKALLNENFVFSFKNTLEIAAYNRLEKMFNQWTWQLRSHILELQTKLNNRIKKREIHHVTRRSLEEEVKEKYRAIMNDTERFFTEEQDCEILIQWKASTENKLNDLKESLIDEIERKAEELIKLKKNQSKLVEKKSEYENELFRRSKELALRLKGEELSEAALKENFDGLWKRWVYEVSSDAPSAEEPDISMDVENILLQHFKQEPNIAEKIKSSSHKNTFSVDISKHIVMKKTLGIFNKTLDNCDITNIEQVTARIIQLVKMKIDRKEQQRMDYNQSYIHEIMNEIRREVDSAAKNSKYTFNNEYKIELSLYLCKMAAERFEDMHRAFKNANDPTVYLENKRDDFFKCFQISCQGATSITTFADFLCNRLSAALRQAVYDKTAIDIANEMRSNYSAFNGNRSKLETSILISLAEEENFEKYRQYIHFPRDFLESFIKKCVDDYCLDKKNPRLKNFLIISLDSFQTLVLSAIRDSTRVVKDKYGNVSLWLDEFCNRFGDDLDLPRSDLKSIEHQEIKDIEFLKEAMSKALPPVLENLKQEFAVVDMEPFKLKPHKILFEQLCGCWEQCPFCKALCTNTIPGHDGDHSVHFHRPQALNGTQWYGTDQLVIEICSSLVASDYFMVLCEKNQIPYKNYRQAGPAYANWSITADSSAQSYWKWFVSHFRSILEEDYCAKFEGKGAIPPEWDEFTKEAVISELKQL; encoded by the coding sequence ATGTCTACGGGAAAGGAAAAACCCCAGAATTCAGCTCCAGGAGATCCTGCAGAGGATGAACTAGCCAAGAGACTGGAAGCAGTGGGTCTGAGTGCAGAGTACTGGCTGCCTAAACTACACAAACAACTTGGAGTTACCTCTGCCCAAGCCTTGAAACACCTGCAATATGAAGACTACCTAAAGTTAGAATGTGACGTCCAGCACACATGGGAAAAGCAGGCGCTCCAAGAACTACTTAAGACAGACAGCAAGGCAACGATgaagcagctgcaggagcagtgCTTGGAGATGCTAAAGAAGAGGCAGGAGCAGGCTAAGGCAGCCCTGCAGGAATTAAAAGAAATGCAGGAGAAAGGCAGGAGCCGCCATGAGGAAGCTGTaagaaagaaagaggaggagCTACAGCGAACTATGGACGTAGCCCCAGAGTATTGGGCACCAGCTGAGAAGCCTTTGAAGGAAGTGATAGAGAATGTGCACAGACAATTAGACTTCCTGGAGGAGTCACTGTCCCAGAGTGAGAATCTCCCTGACAAGGAAGTTTTGAGATGGGTGTCGGGAGGGCTGGCCCTGCAGGGTATTTACCAGACCAAGAAgctcacagagatggtggagaagCGAGAGCAGCTCATAGACATCCCAGAAGGGTTTGAGCTCTTTGGTCCAGAGCAAGGGCCATTGTTTGAGAAGAAGGAGTTTTCATCGGCCGAAGCAGAATCCACATTCACAAAGGCCATGGAAAAGCTGGGCTTCAGCATTAGTGTCACAACCAAGGGTGGATTTGGGGGGTTTAGTGCTGAAAGCAGCTCAGATTATAGCAGCTCTTCAGAGTCTGAAAAAACCCACCGGTCccgctctgagcacacctacatttgcaccaccaagtacagctACATCCCACTGGCCTCATGCCACTTCCCCAAGGATCAACTTCGACTTTCCAGTGCAGCGCTTCAAGAGTTAAAAGAAATTGAGGACCTTTTAAGTcacaccccagagccagacaaGCTCAACATGCTGAAGAGCAGGGGCGGGAGATTCTTCAAGAGATTCGGGTCTCAAGTAAACCAGGGCCCCCTTCACTTGGGTGGGATATTCTGGTGGAAAGCGTCTTCTGAGGGATTCCGGGCAGAGCAGCTGGATGAGGTGAAGAAACAAGCATCTGATGCACTCAGCTCCTATGTTGGGGGCAGCTATGGTGGGTTTGGCTGGAGCATTGCAGCTGGTGTTACTGCATCAAAATCAGGTTCTGCAGCCTCATTTCAGGGCACAGATAGAAAACAAACGCAAACAGAGATTCAGCTGTTTGTGACCAAGACAGGTGGCCCACCTGGAGTGGATTCACTCACAGCATGGAAATCTGGGCTACTGGCCAGTAACAAAACCTGGTCTGTTATTGACAGAGGTTCTCGGCTGATTCCAGTGTGGGACATAATCCTGTCCAATCACAGACAAGATTTTAAAGATGTTTATGAAATGAGCAGCAGTCTCAGAGATGCCTATGAAGCTCTAACAAAGCTCAGTGCAAGTACATTGGTTGGGGAGGAATTAGTCAGTGCAGTGGATGAGGCCAGATCGTTCTTAGAGGAAATGAAGACCTGGGAAGTCACTGGGGATGAAGAGCCGCTGGTGACGCTGCTCAATTTCAAACAGAAGctaattgaaaaaacaaaacataactgGACCTGGATTGACATTTGCCTGTCGGATAAGGTGCTTCAGGATTTCCTGGAAAACACAGTTTTACTATGCAAAGGTTTACCTGCACATAACACCATGTTCACCAAATCTCTGCTGCGCTGCCTTCTGGACCCTGATGTCTATTCAGTTAAGAATTTCCCCAAATCTTCCTCCATTATGCAGTGGATCTTTCACGCtgaagaaaagcagcaaaaagctATCTGTGTTTCTGAATTTGCTGATTTCATTCAAGTCCtacaggaaatgaagaattacCTACAGGCTGTTACCTATGGGCCTAactcctccccagcagcagtggaggcAGCAAAAGTAAAGGCCAGCTTGGATGTGAGTTTAGCTTTCTGTTCCTTGCGGAAGGCTCTACAGGGCCGAGAGCAGATAGACACAGAACTGTTATTACTCTCCATTGCTGCCAGCACAGGATACCGTGTGGACAGTAACACTTTCCAGTATCTCCTCGGGTGCCCAGAAATTAACTTCATGTTAAAGGAAATGCAAAGGGCACATGAGGGATATTTGACGCTTAGGGATCAGGATGTTTCCAGAGCTCAGGCTTTCCTGCTGTTGACAGGTCTGACAGTGACAACTGAATTCAAAGACGTGTCTCCAGAGGAGAAGAAGAAACGTTTGACTTTCATGAAGCATCACCTGGGAAACTTGTTGTCCGGTGAAGTAGCTAATGTCTTTATGAAGCCTAATGCATGTGATGATTGGAATGCCCTGGAAAGAGACCTAAATGCCCTTGTgaaaggaggatatggaacttccAGTAGCAATCTGCAGAAACAGGATATAATAAAAGAACTAAGGGATGTCTGTCAAAGGGCTAAGCAGACACCCCTACCAAAGCCACAGCCCCAAGCGCCACCAAAGGATGTTAAAATGTCTGAAGCATTCAAAACTCAGGGCTTTCTCAATCTGATTAAACGTCTTGGACTTGAAAACTACTATCCAAGGAAAATGGGGATGGCAGATTTCCATGTGATTGACAAGACCTCTTTACATGACAGACAGCCCAGCACAGAGGATGAGCtgccattttattttttgcaaaagcTGTTGATGCTGGACTATCGGGTACGGTATCTGGTTTGCAAAAATGactgtaaaacaaaacaagaaacaacaaCTGCATTGAATATGTCAAGCAAGATGAACGAATCCTCAGATACAACCTCAGATATCTACGAGGACTTTTTAAATGATGATGAGGGAACTAATGAGTCTGGTACACCAAGGCAGACACACGTGCACCCAATGGATGTCCAGATGGCAATTTTTCATTGTGCAGATGATTTCATGAGACAATATCTTTCAACAAAGCTCGCTATCTGCCAGTTTGCACTCCCACTTCTGGTGCCAAATCCTTGTACTTCACAAATAGAATTCCCTCTTTGGTCCCTTAGCCAAGTTCAAAAGGGTTGGCAACATATTGCAAAATCAGGAGTGGAGACTAGcattaaaaattataaaaacaaactgaTTTATCAAGCAGATACACCTGTGGTGTCTTTCACACGGATTGGTCATTCACCTCATTCTTCTAAGTCTAAGATCCTGAATGCTCTGCTGAGTAAGCACAAGCATGACATTTTTTTCCATCGTGATTGTAGAGGCAGCAGTAAAGATTGTCTCCTGATGAACGGGGTTGTGGAAATCTCCTGGTACTGTCCAGGTGGAAAGGATGATGACAGATTTGACAATTGCATCGCCTTCACTAATCTTCACGGGGATGCAAGAGAGCATGAGCAGCAGGTCAGATTTTTACAGGAGATCGCTTCCATAAATGTGGTTCTCTTTACAGCTTCTGATGAGAACAAAATAGGCAGGCAAATTGTAAGTGATCTCCTGAAATCTCCAAAGCCTTTTGTATGTCTTTtgactgaaaaagaaaacattgtAGCAGGTAAATCCAATCTAAACATAAAAATAGGCATGAAGAACAGAAATGAAGCAGTATTAATTGATGAACTGGCAACAACAATCAAAGATTTACTGGCTGGTTCGAACCCCACTTGTAGTCTTGAAACCTGTGCAGAAATTGCTCGCCAGCATGGTTTTCTCATTGATGAAGACAAAGAAGAGTGTAAACAAGCCAAGTCAATGGCACAGACAGTGATGGTCCTCTTCAAGGAGAATAACTTATCGGGCATGAAGGAAGAGCTATTGCCTCTTCAAGGACAATTATGGCACAAGTGGTGTAGGAAAGATAAGGAACTTACCCGCTTACAAGATAAAATGAAGAGAAGCATTGAACAGCACCGGAGCCAAATTGAATCAGAAAAACGTGCTATACGACATGATCAGATAAGGAGAGCATCCTCCCACAATGATTTAATGAGGTCGGTGCTGGAAATTCTCCAGTCCCATTCAGAGACCACCAGAAAATATTTCTTGCAGTGGTTGAAAGTATTTCTGGATGACCTGAGCTCTGACCGTCTTGCAGAACTACGCCAAAAATACCACGTCTTATGGTCACAAATGCTGGAAGAAACAGACCCAGGAGAAAATGGTGACTCAGAAAATGTATTGAAAAGTAACTTGGAAACAGTCTCAGCTGAGATAGCTGCTTCTACGATTGGCCTTGAACACATTTTGAGAGAGGTTGCTCAGATTTATGAAGCTCTCACTACTTTGTCCCAAGAAGATCAACATTTTCTTGAATTTCCACAAATTGCAGCTGACCTGATGGCTTCAGGGTATCCCGTTGAGTTGATGGATGGTGATGCTTCATACGTGCCACTGAAATGGGTGAGAGCAGTTTTTGACAAGTTGACTGAGAAGTTAGGAGACAAAAAGGTGTTTGTCCTTTCAGTGCTTGGCATCCAGAGCACTGGGAAGTCAACACTGCTAAATGCCATGTTCGGTCTTCAGTTTAGCGTCAGTGCAGGGAGATGCACCAGGGGAGCATTTATGCAACTAATTAAAGTGAATGAGAATCTCCAACAAAGTCTGAACATTGATTATATACTAGTCGTTGATACTGAAGGGCTTCGGGCCATGGAACTAACCAGTAAATCAACACTCAATCATGATAACGAGCTAGCCACCTTTGTCATTGGTCTTGGCAACATGACTCTAATCAATATTTTTGGAGAGAATCCTTCAGAAATGCAAGATATCCTGCAGATCGCTGTCCAGGCATTTCTGAGGATGAAGCAAGTAAAGCTCTCCCCAAGCTGTTTATTTGTGCATCAAAATGTTGGAGAAATAACTGCAAAAGAACAGAATATGGAAGGACGAAGACGCCTCCAACAAAAGTTAGATGAAATGACAGTTACTGCAGCCCAGCAAGAGTTCTGTGATGTAAACCGCTTTAGTGACGTTATCCGATTTGACGTGAACACCCACACTCATTACTTTGCTCACCTCTGGGAAGGAGACCCACCAATGGCACCTCCGAATCCCAGCTACAGCCAAAATGTGCAGGAACTAAAGAGCAGGATTCTCATGGCTGCCACAAAGGAATCCAAGGGCAGTGTTTTAAGGCTGTCAGAGTTAAAAATCCGAATTGGTGATTTGTGGAAGGCTTTATTAAATGAGAACTTTGTTTTCAGCTTCAAGAATACACTGGAGATTGCAGCATACAACAGGTTAGAAAAAATGTTTAACCAGTGGACCTGGCAGTTGAGAAGTCACATACTAGAACTGCAGACAAAACTGAACAATCGAATTAAGAAGAGAGAAATTCACCATGTCACCAGGAGAAGCCTTGAAGAAGAAGTTAAAGAAAAATATCGTGCCATCATGAATGACACCGAAAGATTCTTCACTGAGGAGCAAGACTGTGAAATATTAATTCAGTGGAAAGCAAGTACTGAAAATAAACTGAATGATCTGAAAGAATCATTGATTGATGAAATTGAGAGGAAAGCTGAAGAACTTATCAAACTGAAGAAGAACCAAAGCAAACTTGTTGAAAAGAAGTCAGAATATGAAAATGAGCTATTCAGAAGAAGCAAAGAGTTGGCTCTGAGATTAAAAGGCGAGGAACTAAGTGAAGCAGCATTGAAAGAAAACTTTGACGGCCTTTGGAAACGATGGGTCTATGAAGTATCGTCAGATGCCCCTTCTGCTGAGGAACCTGACATTAGCATGGATGTAGAAAACATTCTTCTGCAGCATTTTAAACAGGAACCCAATATAGCAGAGAAAATTAAAAGTTCCTCccacaaaaatacattttctgtcGATATTTCCAAGCATATTGTCATGAAGAAAACACTAGGTATCTTCAATAAGACTTTGGATAACTGTGATATAACGAACATAGAGCAGGTTACAGCTCGCATCATACAGCTTGTTAAGATGAAAATTGATAGGAAGGAGCAGCAGAGAATGGATTATAATCAAAGTTACATTCACGAAATAATGAATGAAATAAGAAGAGAGGTGGACTCTgcagccaaaaactcaaaatacACATTTAATAATGAGTACAAAATAGAGTTATCCCTGTATCTGTGCAAAATGGCAGCAGAGCGGTTTGAAGACATGCACAGAGCATTTAAGAATGCGAATGATCCAACCGTCTACCTCGAAAATAAGAGAGACGATTTCTTTAAATGTTTTCAAATTTCCTGCCAAGGAGCAACCTCCATCACAACATTTGCTGATTTCTTATGCAACAGGCTTTCTGCAGCTCTCCGCCAGGCAGTCTATGACAAGACTGCCATTGACATAGCCAATGAGATGAGGTCTAACTATTCAGCCTTCAATGGCAATAGATCCAAATTGGAGACCAGTATTCTGATATCCCTGGCAGAGGAGGAAAACTTTGAGAAGTACAGACAATACATTCACTTCCCAAGGGACTTCTTAGAGAGTTTTATCAAGAAATGCGTTGATGATTATTGTTTAGACAAGAAAAATCCAAGACTGAagaattttttaattatttccctTGATTCTTTCCAGACTCTTGTTCTTTCAGCTATTCGTGACTCGACTAGAGTTGTCAAAGATAAATATGGCAATGTATCCTTGTGGCTGGATGAATTTTGCAACCGATTTGGAGATGACTTAGACCTTCCCAGAAGCGATCTGAAAAGCATTGAACATCAGGAAATCAAGGACATAGAGTTTCTGAAAGAGGCAATGAGTAAAGCTTTGCCCCCGGTCCTAGAAAACCTGAAACAGGAATTTGCTGTGGTTGATATGGAGCCATTTAAATTGAAGCCTCATAAAATACTATTCGAACAGCTCTGTGGATGCTGGGAGCAATGTCCCTTTTGCAAGGCTCTTTGCACAAACACAATACCTGGTCATGACGGAGACCACAGTGTTCATTTCCATCGTCCTCAGGCCCTGAATGGTACCCAGTGGTACGGAACAGACCAGCTCGTCATTGAGATCTGCTCTAGTCTTGTAGCAAGTGACTACTTCATGGTGCTTTGTGAAAAGAATCAAATTCCATATAAAAATTATAGACAAGCGGGACCTGCATATGCCAATTGGAGCATCACAGCAGACAGCTCAGCGCAGTCTTACTGGAAATGGTTCGTGTCCCATTTCAGGTCAATATTGGAAGAAGATTATTGTGCAAAATTTGAGGGCAAAGGCGCAATCCCTCCAGAGTGGGACGAGTTTACAAAGGAGGCTGTAATCTCTGAGCTGAAACAGCTGTAA